A region from the Paraurantiacibacter namhicola genome encodes:
- the rlmB gene encoding 23S rRNA (guanosine(2251)-2'-O)-methyltransferase RlmB, with protein sequence MAKRGKQKALRGRAGRMEGGRGSGKRKSSAVRLWGRHAVEAALMNPRREYRKLWATREGIETLDGELPPDFPVEYAEVQDLARLVAKDAPHQGLVLECEPLPDIFLDEALDGEAARPIVVLDQVTDPHNVGAILRSAAAFGASAIVTQDRHAPPEGGVIGKSASGALERVPWVRVVNLSRALEEMADAGYWRIGLAGEAEATLAEALPAGPVALVLGAEGEGLRHNIGQHCDALARLPISDAMESLNVSNAAAIALYATSTRKLD encoded by the coding sequence ATGGCCAAACGCGGGAAACAAAAGGCGCTGCGCGGGCGCGCCGGTCGCATGGAAGGCGGGCGCGGTTCGGGCAAGCGCAAGAGCAGTGCCGTGCGCCTGTGGGGCCGGCATGCGGTAGAAGCTGCCCTGATGAATCCGCGGCGCGAGTATCGCAAGCTGTGGGCGACGCGCGAAGGGATCGAGACGCTGGACGGCGAGCTGCCGCCAGATTTCCCGGTCGAATATGCGGAGGTGCAGGACCTTGCACGGCTGGTGGCGAAGGACGCGCCGCACCAGGGCCTCGTGCTGGAATGCGAGCCCCTGCCCGACATCTTCCTGGATGAAGCGCTGGACGGGGAAGCCGCGCGCCCGATCGTGGTGCTGGACCAGGTGACCGACCCGCACAATGTCGGCGCGATCCTGCGCTCAGCCGCCGCGTTCGGTGCATCTGCCATCGTCACGCAGGACAGGCATGCCCCGCCCGAAGGCGGCGTGATCGGCAAGTCCGCATCCGGCGCGCTCGAACGTGTACCGTGGGTGCGCGTCGTCAACCTGTCTCGCGCGCTGGAAGAGATGGCGGACGCCGGATACTGGCGCATCGGGCTGGCCGGGGAAGCGGAAGCCACGCTGGCAGAGGCGCTGCCCGCGGGCCCTGTCGCACTCGTTCTCGGCGCAGAAGGCGAAGGCCTGCGCCACAATATCGGCCAGCACTGCGATGCCCTCGCGCGCCTGCCTATCAGCGATGCGATGGAAAGCCTCAATGTATCGAATGCTGCGGCAATCGCACTTTATGCTACATCGACTCGCAAGTTGGATTGA
- the pssA gene encoding CDP-diacylglycerol--serine O-phosphatidyltransferase, with amino-acid sequence MRPQDEDRPIDPGPAWLGPKASEEDEGKPAGRIAGGLSLRAVIPSAITAAAICAGLTGIRFGISGEWEKALLAILLAGLLDGIDGRIARLLNAQSRFGAEVDSLADSIDFGVAPALVLFMWSLQDLPRFGWFASLLFAICCVLRLARFNARIDLDEQPHKSAGYLTGVPAPVGAGLAFFPMYLWIASGEEMFRQPWLVAIWVVAMAVLMISNIATLSWKSFRPRRSIRLEAIAVAGLLFAALLTEPWWTLVVICAIYLALMPYAVWSYARVRRRRAERDADAEKKPVEPFDVTGVPR; translated from the coding sequence ATGCGACCGCAGGACGAGGACCGTCCGATCGATCCGGGCCCCGCATGGCTTGGCCCCAAGGCGAGTGAAGAGGACGAGGGCAAGCCTGCAGGCCGGATCGCGGGCGGGCTCAGCCTGCGCGCTGTCATTCCCAGCGCCATCACCGCCGCCGCAATCTGCGCGGGCCTGACCGGCATCCGCTTTGGCATTTCGGGTGAGTGGGAAAAGGCACTGCTTGCCATCCTTCTCGCCGGCCTGCTCGACGGGATCGACGGGCGCATTGCCCGCTTGCTGAACGCGCAGTCGCGCTTCGGGGCGGAAGTGGACAGCCTGGCGGATTCGATCGACTTCGGTGTCGCCCCCGCGCTCGTCCTGTTCATGTGGAGCCTGCAGGACCTGCCGCGCTTCGGCTGGTTCGCCAGCCTGCTGTTCGCCATCTGCTGCGTGCTTCGCTTGGCACGCTTCAATGCGCGGATCGACTTGGATGAACAGCCGCACAAGTCGGCCGGCTATCTCACCGGAGTTCCGGCGCCGGTCGGGGCGGGGCTTGCCTTCTTCCCGATGTATCTGTGGATCGCCAGCGGCGAGGAGATGTTCCGTCAGCCATGGCTCGTGGCCATCTGGGTCGTTGCCATGGCGGTGCTGATGATTTCCAACATCGCCACGCTGAGCTGGAAATCCTTCCGGCCGCGCCGTTCCATCAGGCTGGAGGCGATAGCCGTTGCCGGCCTGCTGTTCGCAGCCCTGCTGACAGAACCGTGGTGGACGCTGGTTGTGATCTGCGCGATCTACCTCGCGCTGATGCCTTATGCCGTGTGGTCTTACGCCCGGGTCAGGCGGCGGCGCGCCGAGCGCGACGCGGACGCGGAGAAAAAGCCGGTCGAGCCGTTCGATGTGACGGGCGTTCCGCGATAG
- the lon gene encoding endopeptidase La: protein MSQYPLLPLRDIVVFPGMVVPLFVGRDKSVAALEAAMDAKRDIVLLSQIDPATDDPGREDLFDVGVIAQVQQMLKLPDGTVRVLVEGMARVTVTAMETQGDHVVATVDVPDFTEATGPEAEAAIRGALEQFLEYAKHDKKLPDELDDELGKIEDAGMLADTLAANINAKVKTKQEILAEADPMKRLELVSAVMDGELSVLQVERKIRGRVKRQMEKTQREYYLNEQLKAIQTELGGDGEDGDELAELAEKIEKTKLSKEARAKAVAELKKLKGMQPMSAEATVIRNYLDVLLGLPWGKKSKLKKDIGKAQEILDADHYALDKVKDRIIEYLAVQARTNRLKGPILCLVGPPGVGKTSLGKSIARATGRAFVRQSLGGVRDEAEIRGHRRTYIGSLPGKIVTNLRKAGKSNPLFLLDEIDKLGQDFRGDPASALLEVLDPEQNAKFQDHYLELDIDLSDIMFVCTANSLDLPRPLLDRMEIIRLEGYTEDEKVEIAQRHLVAKQVENHGLKDGEFALQEDGLRDLIRYYTREAGVRTLEREIAKLCRKVLRRILEGETEGVTITPENLSDFAGVRRHKHGMGEEEAQIGAVTGLAWTEVGGELLTIESVTTPGKGEVKTTGKLGEVMNESIAAAFSFVKARAPAYGIKPSLFQRKNVHIHLPEGAVPKDGPSAGIGMVTSIVSTLAGIAVRPDVAMTGEVTLRGRVLPIGGLKEKLLAALRGGITTVLIPQENEKDLAEIPDNVKEGLEIVPVSHVDEVLERALVALPAAIEWTEADDLASQPAPADRGGATAH, encoded by the coding sequence ATGAGCCAGTACCCCCTCCTCCCCTTGCGCGACATCGTGGTGTTCCCCGGCATGGTCGTCCCCCTCTTCGTGGGGCGCGACAAGTCGGTGGCTGCGCTGGAAGCGGCGATGGATGCAAAGCGCGACATCGTGCTCCTCTCTCAGATCGACCCGGCGACGGACGATCCGGGCCGCGAGGACCTGTTCGACGTGGGCGTCATCGCGCAGGTGCAGCAGATGCTGAAGCTGCCCGACGGTACGGTGCGCGTGCTGGTCGAAGGCATGGCCCGCGTGACCGTGACTGCGATGGAGACGCAGGGCGACCATGTCGTTGCCACGGTCGATGTGCCGGACTTCACCGAGGCGACCGGGCCGGAAGCGGAAGCCGCGATCCGCGGCGCGCTGGAGCAGTTCCTCGAATACGCCAAGCACGACAAGAAGCTGCCCGACGAGCTGGACGACGAACTCGGCAAGATCGAGGATGCGGGCATGCTGGCCGATACGCTGGCTGCCAACATCAACGCCAAGGTGAAGACGAAGCAGGAGATCCTGGCCGAAGCGGACCCGATGAAGCGGCTGGAGCTGGTCTCCGCCGTGATGGATGGCGAGCTGTCCGTTCTGCAGGTGGAGCGCAAGATCCGCGGCCGCGTGAAGCGGCAGATGGAGAAGACGCAGCGCGAATACTACCTCAATGAGCAGCTGAAGGCGATCCAGACGGAGCTGGGCGGCGATGGCGAGGACGGCGACGAGCTGGCCGAACTGGCCGAGAAGATCGAGAAGACGAAGCTGTCCAAGGAAGCCCGCGCCAAGGCCGTGGCCGAGCTCAAGAAGCTGAAGGGCATGCAGCCCATGAGCGCCGAGGCAACCGTCATCCGCAACTACCTCGACGTGCTGCTGGGCCTGCCCTGGGGCAAGAAGAGCAAGCTGAAGAAGGATATCGGCAAGGCGCAGGAAATCCTGGATGCCGACCACTACGCGCTGGACAAGGTGAAGGACCGCATCATCGAGTACCTTGCCGTGCAGGCGCGCACCAACCGCCTGAAGGGCCCGATCCTGTGCCTCGTCGGCCCGCCCGGTGTCGGCAAGACGAGCCTGGGCAAGTCCATCGCACGCGCCACGGGCCGTGCCTTCGTGCGCCAGTCGCTTGGCGGCGTGCGGGACGAGGCGGAGATCCGTGGCCACCGCCGTACTTACATCGGCAGCCTGCCGGGCAAGATCGTCACGAACCTGCGCAAGGCTGGCAAGTCTAACCCGCTCTTCCTGCTCGATGAGATCGACAAGCTGGGCCAGGACTTCCGCGGCGATCCCGCCAGCGCGCTGCTGGAGGTGCTCGACCCCGAACAGAATGCGAAGTTCCAGGATCACTACCTCGAACTCGATATCGACCTTTCGGACATCATGTTCGTGTGCACCGCCAACAGCCTGGACCTGCCGCGCCCGCTGCTGGACCGGATGGAGATCATCCGGCTGGAAGGGTATACGGAGGACGAGAAAGTCGAGATCGCCCAGCGCCACCTCGTCGCCAAGCAGGTCGAGAACCACGGCCTGAAGGACGGCGAGTTCGCGCTGCAGGAAGACGGCCTGCGCGACCTCATCCGCTACTACACGCGCGAGGCCGGTGTCCGCACGCTGGAGCGTGAGATTGCCAAGCTGTGCCGCAAGGTGCTGCGCCGCATCCTGGAAGGCGAGACGGAAGGGGTGACCATCACGCCGGAGAACCTCTCGGATTTCGCAGGCGTGCGCCGCCACAAGCACGGCATGGGCGAGGAAGAGGCGCAGATCGGCGCCGTCACGGGCCTCGCCTGGACGGAGGTGGGCGGCGAATTGCTGACCATCGAAAGCGTTACCACGCCGGGCAAGGGCGAGGTCAAGACCACGGGCAAGCTGGGCGAGGTGATGAATGAAAGCATCGCTGCGGCCTTCAGCTTCGTGAAAGCGCGCGCGCCAGCCTATGGCATCAAGCCCAGCCTGTTCCAGCGCAAGAACGTCCACATCCACCTGCCCGAAGGCGCCGTGCCCAAGGACGGGCCGAGCGCGGGCATCGGTATGGTGACTTCCATCGTCTCCACGCTGGCGGGCATTGCGGTCCGCCCCGACGTGGCGATGACGGGCGAGGTCACACTACGCGGCCGGGTGCTGCCGATTGGCGGCCTGAAGGAGAAGCTGCTGGCTGCCCTTCGCGGCGGCATCACGACCGTGCTGATCCCGCAGGAAAACGAGAAGGACCTCGCGGAAATTCCGGACAATGTGAAGGAAGGGCTCGAGATCGTGCCCGTCAGCCATGTCGACGAGGTGCTGGAGCGCGCACTGGTCGCTCTGCCGGCCGCGATCGAGTGGACGGAGGCGGACGACCTTGCCAGCCAGCCTGCGCCGGCGGACCGGGGCGGGGCGACCGCTCACTGA
- the rpsB gene encoding 30S ribosomal protein S2, which yields MAAPTVTMQQLIEAGSHFGHQTHRWNPRMKPYIFGARNGVHIIDLSQTVPLMARALDFVQQTVRAGGKVLFVGTKRQAQDPIREAALRSGQHFVNHRWLGGMLTNWKTISQSIKRLKALDEQLAGEMTGLTKKETLQLTRERDKLEMSLGGIRDMGGIPDVMFVIDANKEDLAIKEANVLGIPVIAVLDTNVDPEGIAFPIPGNDDASRAVRLYCDAVAEAASTGKGEGVADSGADVGAMENPPEEAAAAAEPAKA from the coding sequence ATGGCGGCTCCTACCGTCACGATGCAGCAATTGATCGAAGCCGGATCGCATTTCGGCCACCAGACCCACCGCTGGAACCCGCGCATGAAGCCGTACATCTTCGGCGCGCGCAACGGTGTCCACATCATCGACCTGTCGCAGACCGTGCCCCTGATGGCCCGCGCCCTCGACTTCGTGCAGCAGACCGTCCGCGCAGGCGGCAAGGTGCTGTTCGTCGGCACGAAGCGCCAGGCGCAGGATCCGATCCGCGAAGCTGCGCTGCGCAGCGGCCAGCACTTCGTCAACCATCGCTGGCTGGGCGGCATGCTCACCAACTGGAAGACGATCAGCCAGTCCATCAAGCGCCTCAAGGCTCTGGACGAGCAGCTCGCAGGCGAGATGACCGGACTGACCAAGAAGGAAACGCTGCAGCTGACGCGTGAGCGCGACAAGCTGGAAATGTCCCTTGGCGGTATTCGCGACATGGGCGGCATCCCGGACGTGATGTTCGTGATCGACGCCAACAAGGAAGACCTGGCCATCAAGGAAGCCAACGTCCTTGGCATTCCCGTGATCGCCGTGCTCGACACCAATGTCGATCCGGAAGGCATCGCTTTCCCGATCCCCGGCAATGACGATGCCAGCCGCGCTGTGCGCCTGTATTGCGATGCGGTTGCCGAAGCAGCCAGCACCGGCAAGGGCGAAGGCGTTGCGGATTCCGGTGCCGATGTCGGCGCCATGGAAAACCCGCCCGAAGAAGCTGCCGCCGCAGCGGAACCGGCCAAGGCCTGA
- a CDS encoding phosphatidylserine decarboxylase: MSGELSDNQGRGDATWSLPAIHPEGRKYGLAAIGVSLVFLLVLDWEIIGWPLLLLSAGVFAFFRDPERVVPQDDRLILSPADGLVTQIEQVPPPPELQGPGNLGDAGLGTEPATRISIFMSVFDVHINRSPVSGTVQRVVYIPGRFMNADLDKASEENERQHVLVKRPDGTNIGFTQIAGLIARRIVPFIKPGDMVAAGQRVGLIRFGSRVDVYLPRGTGSSVLLGQRVIAGETVLGELGQRILIEGVSQ; the protein is encoded by the coding sequence ATGTCAGGTGAATTGAGCGACAATCAGGGCCGCGGCGATGCTACGTGGAGCCTGCCAGCAATACATCCCGAAGGCCGGAAATACGGGCTGGCCGCGATCGGCGTAAGCCTCGTTTTCCTGCTCGTCCTGGATTGGGAAATCATCGGCTGGCCGCTGTTGCTGCTTTCCGCAGGCGTCTTCGCATTCTTCCGCGATCCGGAACGGGTGGTGCCGCAGGACGACCGGCTGATCCTGTCGCCCGCCGATGGTCTCGTCACGCAGATTGAGCAGGTGCCACCGCCGCCCGAATTGCAGGGGCCGGGCAATCTTGGCGATGCAGGCCTGGGCACGGAGCCCGCCACGCGCATTTCGATCTTCATGTCTGTGTTCGACGTGCACATCAATCGTAGCCCGGTTTCGGGAACGGTGCAGCGCGTCGTCTATATCCCCGGCCGCTTCATGAATGCGGATCTCGACAAGGCTAGCGAAGAAAATGAGCGCCAGCACGTGCTGGTCAAGCGCCCGGACGGGACGAATATCGGCTTCACGCAGATTGCCGGTCTGATAGCGCGGCGTATCGTGCCCTTCATCAAGCCGGGGGACATGGTTGCGGCCGGGCAGCGGGTCGGCCTGATCCGCTTCGGCAGCCGCGTCGATGTCTACCTGCCGCGCGGCACGGGTTCATCCGTGCTGCTGGGCCAGCGGGTCATCGCCGGCGAAACGGTGCTTGGCGAATTAGGACAGAGAATTTTGATCGAAGGGGTGAGCCAGTGA
- the tsf gene encoding translation elongation factor Ts, giving the protein MAGYTAADVKALREKTGAGMMDCKKALAETDGDVEAAVDALRAKGLAAVQKKSSRTAAEGLVGVAVEGTKGVAVEVNSETDFVAKNDQFQDFVRKTTETALKQDSDDVDALKAADYPDGGTVTEKLTNNVATIGENQQVRRMKTVSVSDGVVVPYMHNAVTPGLGKIGVLVALESSADKAMLEGLGKQLAMHIAAAFPQALDADGLDADVIERERAIAAEKAAESGKPAEVQEKMVEGAVKKFAKENALLSQVFVMDNKTPVADVVAKAGKEAGTEVVLKDYVRFQLGEGIEKEESDFAAEVAAAVKG; this is encoded by the coding sequence ATGGCAGGTTACACCGCTGCTGACGTAAAGGCCCTGCGCGAGAAGACCGGCGCGGGCATGATGGACTGCAAGAAGGCGCTGGCCGAAACCGATGGCGACGTGGAAGCCGCGGTTGACGCGCTGCGCGCCAAGGGCCTTGCCGCCGTGCAGAAGAAGTCCAGCCGCACCGCTGCCGAAGGCCTCGTGGGCGTGGCCGTGGAAGGCACCAAGGGCGTTGCCGTCGAGGTGAATTCCGAAACCGACTTCGTCGCCAAGAACGACCAGTTCCAGGACTTCGTGCGCAAGACCACCGAAACCGCGCTGAAGCAGGATTCGGACGATGTCGACGCGCTGAAGGCCGCCGATTACCCCGATGGCGGTACGGTGACCGAGAAGCTGACCAACAATGTCGCCACCATTGGCGAGAACCAGCAGGTTCGCCGCATGAAGACCGTCTCCGTCTCCGACGGCGTGGTCGTGCCTTACATGCACAATGCCGTCACCCCCGGCCTCGGCAAGATCGGCGTGCTTGTCGCGCTGGAAAGCTCGGCCGACAAGGCCATGCTCGAAGGCCTCGGCAAGCAGCTGGCCATGCACATCGCCGCTGCTTTCCCGCAGGCGCTGGACGCTGACGGACTGGATGCGGACGTTATCGAGCGCGAGCGCGCCATCGCCGCCGAAAAGGCTGCCGAATCCGGCAAGCCCGCCGAAGTGCAGGAAAAGATGGTCGAAGGCGCGGTGAAGAAGTTCGCCAAGGAAAACGCGCTGCTCAGCCAGGTCTTCGTGATGGACAACAAGACGCCCGTCGCAGACGTCGTGGCCAAGGCCGGCAAGGAAGCCGGGACCGAAGTGGTCCTGAAGGACTATGTCCGCTTCCAGCTGGGCGAGGGCATCGAGAAGGAAGAAAGCGATTTCGCCGCGGAAGTGGCAGCAGCCGTCAAGGGCTGA
- a CDS encoding HU family DNA-binding protein: MNKNELIGAVADSSGLSRSDATKAVEGVFDTITSTLSKGDEVRLVGFGTFSTAKRKASTGRNPRTGEPMTIKASTQPKFKAGKGLKDAVN; the protein is encoded by the coding sequence ATGAACAAGAACGAACTTATCGGCGCCGTCGCAGACTCCAGCGGTCTTTCGCGCAGCGATGCGACCAAGGCGGTCGAAGGTGTGTTCGACACGATCACCAGCACGCTGTCCAAGGGTGATGAAGTTCGCCTCGTCGGCTTCGGCACGTTCTCCACGGCAAAGCGCAAGGCCTCCACGGGCCGCAACCCGCGCACTGGCGAGCCGATGACGATCAAGGCTTCCACTCAGCCCAAGTTCAAGGCCGGCAAGGGCTTGAAGGACGCGGTGAACTGA